A DNA window from Paenibacillus sp. HWE-109 contains the following coding sequences:
- a CDS encoding GNAT family N-acetyltransferase yields the protein MNDLSTSKPVFGVRIEPWAESDLPLLVRLNIPEMLDHLGGTETEDQVHNRHKRYKELKANGKGCMFSIILLPENIAVGNVGFWETEWQGEPIYEMGWGVLPPYQGQGIAAIATAAAISTAKDANKHRFLHAFPAVDNPASNAICRKLEMEWVAECSFEYPPGTFMRCNDWRFKLNDKE from the coding sequence ATGAACGATTTATCAACATCGAAGCCTGTTTTCGGTGTGCGCATCGAGCCGTGGGCGGAATCGGATCTACCTTTGCTAGTTCGGCTGAATATCCCTGAAATGCTGGACCATTTGGGAGGAACTGAAACGGAAGATCAGGTGCATAATCGCCATAAGCGTTACAAGGAGCTAAAGGCAAATGGTAAAGGATGCATGTTTAGCATCATTCTGCTGCCTGAAAACATAGCCGTCGGCAATGTCGGTTTTTGGGAAACGGAATGGCAAGGGGAACCAATCTACGAAATGGGGTGGGGAGTGTTGCCTCCCTACCAAGGTCAAGGTATTGCTGCCATAGCGACAGCTGCTGCTATTTCTACCGCCAAAGATGCGAATAAACATCGGTTCTTACATGCTTTTCCGGCCGTTGATAACCCTGCTTCCAATGCCATTTGCCGCAAATTAGAGATGGAATGGGTCGCTGAATGTTCGTTCGAGTACCCGCCGGGGACTTTTATGCGATGCAATGATTGGCGTTTTAAGTTAAATGATAAGGAATAA
- a CDS encoding sensor histidine kinase: protein MRRLFSGEGRVFYLYRYITLAVTSLVYAIEDRGPPMGVKICIILSLFLFAKWITDMYTKSRQASQVIKITVGLEMAGMMILHLLSGGMESPFLWCVFNPAWMAASYLSSVYCWCMMISYFLVITAFSYFFVNGNHETLGQILLNDNHFYLVLLFMTLSIQLLVGVKTRLEIANARSTETMEHMKSLYQIVEAATHSESENLKMIFAEFALKLTRLKMAFFWDVNGQERDERLITQGITPQGLEAALSAAIEDNVAELRQLDSCMVMTMPEQGEFLVIPIKSSTRFWGVMGVKIERSSYEEGRHWFVKQLYFLSELCAVILERHQLERIENQLMIIEEQNRIADEMHDSVSQYMFGIVYAVHSLNRKWGDITAEQIKEQLQVIQESSVAASQELRSTIYSLSSRKNGGNFWITTVKSHLDSLSKLHAVKVSLKVTGDDHGLPLNYQKALFRIISEATGNAIRHGSSSQIYVELSMKLSGIHLSVLDNGRGFSVTERLSDPLSSGLGVNNMKLLVHALGGTIVITSNEGKGTHIQVELPIQHHEQKVPDELQAMG from the coding sequence ATGAGAAGATTGTTCTCAGGTGAAGGTAGAGTCTTTTACTTGTATCGTTATATTACGTTAGCCGTGACATCGTTAGTTTATGCCATTGAGGATCGAGGCCCTCCGATGGGCGTGAAGATCTGTATTATTCTCTCTTTATTTTTATTCGCCAAATGGATTACAGACATGTATACCAAAAGCAGACAAGCTTCGCAGGTGATCAAAATAACTGTGGGCTTGGAAATGGCCGGTATGATGATTCTGCATCTGCTCAGCGGCGGCATGGAAAGTCCATTCCTATGGTGTGTATTCAATCCAGCTTGGATGGCTGCCAGTTATCTATCCTCGGTGTATTGCTGGTGTATGATGATCAGTTATTTTTTAGTCATCACCGCGTTTTCCTACTTCTTCGTTAACGGAAATCACGAGACCCTAGGTCAAATATTGTTGAATGACAATCATTTTTATCTCGTGCTGCTGTTCATGACCTTATCCATTCAACTGCTGGTCGGCGTGAAAACCAGACTGGAAATTGCCAATGCAAGATCGACCGAAACGATGGAGCACATGAAGTCGCTTTATCAAATCGTAGAGGCAGCGACGCATAGCGAATCCGAAAATTTGAAAATGATTTTCGCCGAATTCGCGCTCAAGCTGACAAGATTGAAAATGGCCTTCTTCTGGGATGTCAATGGACAAGAACGTGACGAGCGACTTATTACGCAAGGAATTACACCGCAAGGACTTGAAGCTGCGCTCAGCGCGGCTATTGAAGACAATGTAGCAGAACTAAGACAACTCGACAGTTGTATGGTGATGACGATGCCGGAACAAGGTGAATTTCTGGTGATTCCGATTAAATCCTCAACCCGGTTCTGGGGTGTGATGGGGGTGAAAATTGAGCGCTCCAGTTACGAAGAAGGCAGGCATTGGTTCGTTAAGCAGCTATATTTCCTGTCCGAGCTGTGTGCTGTCATCCTGGAAAGACACCAGTTGGAGCGGATTGAGAATCAATTAATGATCATTGAGGAACAGAACCGGATTGCGGACGAGATGCATGACAGTGTCTCGCAATATATGTTTGGCATCGTGTATGCGGTGCATTCGTTGAACCGCAAATGGGGAGACATTACGGCAGAGCAGATCAAAGAGCAGCTCCAGGTCATTCAAGAATCCTCTGTTGCGGCTTCCCAAGAGCTACGTTCAACGATCTATAGTTTGAGCTCCAGGAAAAATGGCGGTAATTTCTGGATAACAACGGTCAAATCACATCTGGACAGTTTGTCTAAATTGCATGCGGTCAAAGTTAGTCTGAAAGTGACTGGCGACGACCATGGACTGCCCCTTAATTATCAAAAGGCGTTGTTCCGCATTATTTCGGAGGCAACAGGCAATGCGATTCGTCATGGCAGCAGTTCTCAAATTTATGTGGAGTTGAGCATGAAACTTAGTGGGATCCACTTATCTGTGCTGGATAACGGGCGTGGCTTCTCCGTCACTGAAAGGTTGTCCGACCCGTTATCATCGGGTCTTGGTGTCAACAATATGAAATTGCTAGTCCATGCATTGGGCGGAACAATCGTCATTACCAGCAACGAAGGCAAAGGTACGCATATTCAAGTAGAGTTACCCATTCAACATCACGAGCAGAAGGTACCGGATGAGCTTCAAGCGATGGGCTAA
- a CDS encoding response regulator, whose protein sequence is MKVIIVDDHPLVRKGLSAVLKLENNVEVTGEAETVEQAVDLIVRTKPDLAIVDLKLGNRSGIEVVEQIRDSSCRSIILTSSTMEQDVRRAEAAGADGYVLKEALPEELLLAIKLIFKGKKYYDPGLMEMMFKKEDEDSISKLTPKEREVLIGLGEGLSNQGMAKKLMVTEFTVKKHVSQILNKLSVNDRTQAALLAQSKGLVGSFQ, encoded by the coding sequence GTGAAAGTCATTATCGTAGATGATCACCCATTAGTGCGCAAAGGATTATCAGCCGTATTAAAACTCGAAAATAATGTGGAAGTTACTGGCGAGGCAGAAACGGTGGAGCAGGCTGTAGACTTAATTGTGCGAACGAAGCCAGATCTGGCAATTGTCGATCTCAAGCTCGGAAATCGCTCCGGTATTGAAGTGGTTGAACAAATTCGGGATTCATCCTGCCGAAGCATTATTCTTACTTCATCGACTATGGAGCAAGATGTCAGGAGAGCTGAAGCGGCAGGCGCTGATGGCTATGTGCTGAAAGAAGCGCTGCCGGAAGAATTGCTGCTTGCAATCAAATTGATTTTCAAAGGCAAGAAATATTACGATCCAGGGTTGATGGAAATGATGTTCAAGAAAGAAGATGAGGACAGTATCAGCAAGCTTACGCCGAAAGAGCGGGAAGTGTTGATCGGACTCGGGGAAGGGCTGTCCAACCAAGGGATGGCCAAGAAATTGATGGTTACGGAGTTTACTGTGAAGAAGCATGTCAGTCAAATACTTAATAAATTAAGCGTGAATGACCGTACACAAGCAGCTTTATTAGCGCAATCCAAAGGGTTGGTCGGCAGTTTTCAGTAG
- a CDS encoding YveK family protein: MEKSLLDYFVLIRKKLWMIGLFVLLSCLTTFYVSKTFVEPVYKANTQVLVSSSIKSEEAIDLNEVSMNLNLIESYKEIMKSDHTINLLLQNHPEFNLTQKELLKNLKVSSTDKTQIIKMEFEDKSYDKAVVITKALADTFISEVPSLMNMNNVKILSSSDPAVKPLPINSSVAINLAVSFILSAMAAIGVFFFLENMNDTIRSEKEAEHSIGLPVLSSIGTIKKNQIGKPAKAASREVGEQTYATVK, translated from the coding sequence ATGGAGAAATCGTTGCTGGATTACTTCGTACTCATTCGCAAAAAACTGTGGATGATTGGGTTGTTCGTTCTACTCTCCTGCTTGACCACCTTTTACGTCAGCAAGACATTCGTCGAGCCGGTATATAAGGCAAACACACAAGTGTTGGTTAGCAGCAGCATTAAGAGCGAAGAAGCCATCGATCTGAACGAAGTGTCAATGAACTTGAATTTGATTGAAAGCTACAAGGAAATTATGAAATCGGATCATACGATTAATCTACTGCTGCAAAATCACCCTGAATTCAATCTGACGCAAAAGGAATTGCTGAAGAATCTCAAAGTGAGTTCAACGGACAAGACGCAGATCATCAAAATGGAATTTGAAGACAAGAGCTATGACAAAGCGGTTGTGATTACGAAAGCACTCGCTGACACATTCATAAGTGAAGTTCCAAGCTTAATGAATATGAATAATGTCAAAATCCTTTCTTCTTCCGATCCAGCAGTCAAGCCGTTGCCAATTAATTCGAGTGTGGCAATCAACTTGGCCGTCAGCTTCATTCTATCGGCAATGGCGGCGATTGGCGTGTTTTTCTTCTTGGAAAACATGAATGACACGATTCGCTCTGAAAAAGAAGCTGAACACAGCATTGGACTGCCAGTTCTGAGCTCGATCGGTACGATCAAGAAGAATCAGATCGGCAAACCAGCCAAAGCAGCGTCCAGAGAGGTGGGAGAACAAACGTATGCCACAGTTAAGTAA
- a CDS encoding CpsD/CapB family tyrosine-protein kinase: MPQLSNALVTEFDPISPVSESYRALRTAIRYKKLVPTARGIIIMIASPKSQEGKTTTAANLAIAYAQEGKAVVLVDGNLRQPSLHDVFGVKNNKGLLQGLAKGMAQQDIVTASGIPGLELIVAGGQPVNPSELLGSVKMAELVAQLKQQYDVIILDSPSTLDYTDASLLTEYSDGVVLVAKNGKTKREWAKQARIQLEQSGARMLGIVFNQS; the protein is encoded by the coding sequence ATGCCACAGTTAAGTAATGCGCTTGTGACCGAGTTCGACCCGATATCGCCGGTATCAGAATCCTATCGCGCACTGCGGACAGCCATAAGGTACAAGAAGCTTGTACCAACGGCTAGAGGCATCATAATCATGATTGCTTCTCCTAAATCACAAGAAGGTAAGACAACGACTGCGGCCAATCTGGCTATCGCTTATGCACAAGAGGGCAAAGCCGTTGTCCTCGTCGATGGAAATTTGCGCCAGCCATCGCTTCATGACGTATTTGGCGTGAAAAATAACAAAGGGTTGCTGCAGGGACTTGCCAAAGGCATGGCTCAGCAGGACATTGTAACAGCAAGCGGCATTCCAGGTCTTGAGCTCATCGTAGCCGGCGGCCAGCCCGTAAATCCGTCAGAGCTGCTGGGATCGGTGAAAATGGCTGAACTCGTGGCTCAATTGAAACAGCAATATGACGTAATCATCTTGGATTCTCCATCCACGCTGGATTACACCGATGCCAGTTTATTGACGGAGTATAGCGACGGAGTCGTTTTGGTCGCGAAGAATGGCAAGACCAAGCGCGAATGGGCGAAACAGGCTAGAATCCAGCTTGAACAGTCGGGAGCAAGAATGCTCGGCATTGTGTTCAATCAATCATAG
- the galU gene encoding UTP--glucose-1-phosphate uridylyltransferase GalU: MKTVKKAIIPAAGLGTRFLPATKAMPKEMLPIINKPTIQYIVEEAIESGIEDIIIVTGKGKRAIEDHFDNAFELENKLLESGKLEMLKEVQRSAKVEIHYIRQKEPKGLGHAVWCARRFIGNEPFAVLLGDDIVTGRVPCLKQLIQQYELTENSVIGVQAVPPELTNRYGIIDPGVQNNRLYQVNDFVEKPKLGTAPSNLAIMGRYVFSPKIFEFLELQEKGAGGEIQLTDAIQKLNQIERVLAYHFDGIRYDVGERLGYILTTMAFAMESKDLRFDVMEAMAEILIKEKYQPMLDHLGGVDNEFARTAGGL, translated from the coding sequence ATGAAAACGGTGAAGAAAGCAATTATTCCGGCTGCGGGACTGGGAACCAGATTCCTGCCTGCCACGAAAGCGATGCCCAAAGAGATGCTCCCTATCATCAATAAACCCACTATCCAATACATCGTGGAAGAAGCCATTGAATCCGGTATTGAAGATATTATTATTGTGACCGGTAAAGGGAAGCGGGCGATCGAGGATCATTTCGATAACGCTTTTGAATTGGAGAACAAGCTCTTGGAGTCAGGCAAACTTGAGATGCTGAAAGAAGTGCAGCGTTCTGCCAAAGTGGAGATTCATTATATTCGTCAGAAGGAACCTAAAGGGTTGGGACACGCTGTCTGGTGTGCCAGAAGATTTATCGGCAATGAACCATTCGCAGTTCTACTCGGGGATGATATCGTCACAGGACGGGTGCCATGTCTAAAACAGCTCATTCAGCAATATGAATTAACTGAAAATTCTGTCATTGGTGTGCAGGCCGTGCCGCCAGAATTGACAAACCGTTACGGCATTATTGATCCTGGTGTGCAAAATAACCGGTTGTATCAAGTCAATGATTTTGTTGAAAAGCCTAAGCTGGGAACAGCGCCTTCCAATCTTGCCATTATGGGTAGATACGTTTTCTCCCCTAAAATCTTTGAATTTTTGGAGCTTCAGGAGAAAGGCGCAGGCGGAGAAATCCAGCTGACGGATGCTATTCAGAAGCTTAATCAAATAGAACGCGTTCTAGCTTACCATTTTGACGGTATCCGTTATGATGTTGGCGAGCGCTTGGGTTACATTCTTACAACAATGGCTTTTGCAATGGAAAGCAAGGATCTTCGCTTCGATGTGATGGAAGCTATGGCTGAAATTCTAATCAAAGAGAAATATCAACCGATGCTGGATCATCTGGGAGGTGTCGATAATGAGTTTGCGCGAACTGCAGGAGGATTATGA
- a CDS encoding sugar transferase: MSLRELQEDYEYLGPKQSYYQAAKIPRGKSLTSYLFVKRMLDIVLSLLGMLFLIPLFAVIAIWIKVEDPKGTVFFKQNRVGKDEVLFPMYKFRSMVSNAEELKQQLLAQNEVEGAMFKMKNDPRVTRVGRLIRKTSIDELPQLWNVFIGHMSLVGPRPALPNEVAEYTPYEKQRLTVTPGCTGLWQVSGRSNVSFQQMVELDLNYITHRSLLFDIKIVMKTVLVLLGSKDAF; this comes from the coding sequence ATGAGTTTGCGCGAACTGCAGGAGGATTATGAGTATTTAGGCCCTAAGCAAAGCTATTATCAAGCTGCGAAAATCCCTCGCGGGAAGAGCCTTACATCCTATTTGTTCGTCAAGCGAATGCTCGATATCGTACTTTCTTTGCTCGGGATGCTTTTCCTGATACCATTGTTCGCTGTCATTGCGATCTGGATCAAAGTGGAAGATCCCAAAGGGACTGTGTTCTTCAAACAGAATCGCGTCGGGAAAGATGAAGTTCTGTTTCCCATGTATAAATTCCGTTCGATGGTGTCCAATGCCGAAGAGCTCAAACAGCAATTATTGGCGCAAAACGAAGTTGAAGGCGCTATGTTCAAAATGAAAAACGATCCCCGTGTGACACGTGTAGGCCGCCTGATCCGGAAGACAAGTATTGATGAATTGCCGCAATTGTGGAATGTATTTATCGGCCATATGAGTTTGGTTGGCCCTAGGCCGGCTTTGCCAAATGAAGTTGCTGAATATACGCCCTACGAGAAGCAGCGTTTAACGGTAACTCCGGGTTGCACAGGGCTATGGCAGGTAAGTGGAAGAAGCAATGTGAGCTTTCAACAAATGGTTGAGCTCGATTTGAACTATATCACGCATCGCAGTTTGTTGTTTGATATCAAAATCGTGATGAAAACGGTTCTCGTTCTGCTAGGCTCCAAAGACGCATTCTAA
- a CDS encoding glycosyltransferase, with protein sequence MVRNQSKPSISIVICTFNRADLLHLTLESILALEDLDQTEILIVDNNSTDHTRDVADTFIQRYLGILRVQYVFEQKQGLSAARNSGIEQAQGDIVAFLDDDAIPCKVWIRTMLTTFGEQLEVEAMGGRIRPNFESERPEWLIKGLEMPYTIVDLGPKKQEYPVTLHPFGANMAIRKSFLVAHYFPTHLGRIGNMLLSGEESWLFEQMKKQRKVILYHPDMIVDHFIPDSRLTQDWIKKRYYYQGVTNGSMHKGNVAKLILLGKVAAKVVYIAGEALCARSAGKKLLVACRMESIRGTLDTMRKRNNMQLTR encoded by the coding sequence ATGGTACGAAACCAGTCCAAACCTAGTATATCTATCGTCATTTGTACGTTTAATCGAGCGGATCTTCTGCATCTTACGCTAGAGTCCATTCTTGCCCTTGAAGATTTGGATCAAACTGAGATTCTGATTGTGGATAACAATTCCACGGATCATACCCGAGATGTTGCTGATACATTCATTCAGCGTTATCTTGGCATCTTGCGTGTTCAGTACGTATTTGAACAAAAACAAGGATTGTCGGCAGCACGAAACAGCGGTATCGAGCAAGCTCAAGGAGACATTGTCGCATTTCTTGATGATGATGCCATCCCGTGCAAGGTCTGGATTCGTACCATGTTGACCACCTTTGGTGAACAGTTGGAAGTCGAGGCGATGGGCGGCCGGATTCGTCCGAATTTTGAAAGTGAACGTCCTGAGTGGTTGATTAAAGGTTTAGAAATGCCCTATACCATCGTTGATTTGGGACCCAAGAAACAGGAATATCCAGTCACGCTTCATCCTTTTGGGGCGAATATGGCTATCAGGAAATCATTTTTGGTGGCTCACTACTTTCCTACCCACCTGGGACGGATCGGAAACATGCTGCTATCCGGAGAAGAATCATGGTTATTCGAACAAATGAAGAAACAGCGGAAAGTAATTCTGTATCATCCTGATATGATCGTTGATCACTTCATCCCGGACAGCCGCTTAACACAAGATTGGATTAAGAAAAGGTACTACTATCAAGGGGTCACGAATGGCTCTATGCATAAAGGGAATGTTGCAAAGCTCATTTTGCTTGGAAAAGTGGCAGCGAAAGTGGTTTACATTGCAGGAGAGGCTTTATGTGCTCGGTCCGCAGGGAAGAAACTGCTTGTTGCCTGCCGTATGGAGAGTATTCGTGGCACACTTGATACGATGCGTAAACGCAATAACATGCAATTGACTAGGTGA